A stretch of DNA from Besnoitia besnoiti strain Bb-Ger1 chromosome II, whole genome shotgun sequence:
GTGTCCGTCTCCGTCAATACCTACCGCCGCACTCGACCATTTTCACGTTTCCCCGCCCAACTAAGCCCCCGAGTAGTAACATTCTTCGCGTTCTGCCGCGCAGATATTTGTAATTGTACGTGCCGCGGGGCGCTTGAAGATGCATTAGAGGGCCACTTGCCCGTGCGTTATCCGACTGCGTGGTAGCCAGAGAGTTTCATTATGCAGCGCTGCCTGGCTCGGTATGCGAAAGGGAAATGAGATGTTCTCGTGGCTATCCAAGGAGAGCAGCCTTGAGCGGATGACCAGACCATGGACAGCATGGACGAAGGTTATCCGGCAATGCGCATTGAGACATTGTTTCTGCACGCCAGATTAAAAGCGGGCGCTAATCTAGACACAGCCAAGTACTGCACATGGTTGCATACGATGAGTTTGCGGTCACATTAGTTGTTGCGCAGTGTGCAGCACGTCGTCCTTTTCTTCCGAAACATCCCCGCAAACGGGTTACTAGATGCGCTCGCTCATGTTTCTCTGTATGCGATGTCGCATCTTACCTGTCTATCAACTGCTTCTGCGTTTGCGTCGCCGTGTCGCGCACGTCCGCGTACGCAGTAAGCCAAGCCACAGACCACGACTCCGATACGAGTAACTCTTCAAACACCGTCCACAGCGTTGAAATGGGGAGGACACAACCAACTGTAGGGACACCGACGGCGGAATTGCCCTCCCAGAAAGAGTGGCTTCGGGGTTGACAGAGTTCAGCTGGGGCCACTGGTCCACATCTAGGCGTAGAGGAGGCTCAGGACAACTTGCCCGATGAGGAGAGACGGCACTGCAAGCCACCCAGCGGCCGACGAACCATTATCATCTCCGGCTCCGGCCTTAACTGTGATTTCCACCATGCATTTATCACCACTTGGACCTTCTTTTTCGTTGTTCTTAGCCGCCGGGGTGCAGGTGAAGAAGAGCTTATGCTCCTTCGAGACCTTGGAAGGGAGGCTCAGCGTGTACATCTTGTTGGTGGCGCCCTCTGTTTTAGTCACTTCTGCGTTCTCACACACCTCGGACAGAGGCTTGGGGTCCGTGCCGGTCGAGCCCGCAAAAAATTTTTTCTCTTCAGGATTTGGGGAGAGTGTTCCGTCGTTGTTGTCGCCACACTTGAACGAAATGTCCTTCTTCCCGGGTTCAACAGTCAGAGCGATACGGGCTGCGTTGTTGTCGGGCTTGCAGGTCTGGACTGTATCAACGTTTTGCTCAGTTGGCGCA
This window harbors:
- a CDS encoding SAG-related sequence (encoded by transcript BESB_034130) translates to MDPVCLLAKATRAMVAVSLVLVLLGPTVSLADGDHAPTEQNVDTVQTCKPDNNAARIALTVEPGKKDISFKCGDNNDGTLSPNPEEKKFFAGSTGTDPKPLSEVCENAEVTKTEGATNKMYTLSLPSKVSKEHKLFFTCTPAAKNNEKEGPSGDKCMVEITVKAGAGDDNGSSAAGWLAVPSLLIGQVVLSLLYA